In a genomic window of Sphingomonas lutea:
- a CDS encoding ExbD/TolR family protein, translating into MAMQMTGDNTQGEPMMDMNVVPLIDVLLVLLIMFIITIPVQSHAVKLDLPVNDPNQVQPPPIDPVKNKVVVSAAGQVLWNGSPVNLQQLRSYLDVTQQMNPIPELHMQPDATARYELVDQVLAVTKQARVQKMGFVGNEYYTNVF; encoded by the coding sequence ATGGCTATGCAAATGACGGGTGACAACACCCAGGGCGAGCCGATGATGGACATGAACGTCGTCCCTCTCATCGACGTGCTCCTTGTGCTTCTCATCATGTTCATCATCACCATTCCCGTGCAGTCGCACGCGGTGAAGCTGGATCTTCCGGTCAACGACCCCAACCAGGTGCAGCCGCCGCCGATCGACCCGGTCAAGAACAAGGTCGTCGTGAGTGCGGCTGGCCAGGTGCTGTGGAACGGTTCGCCGGTGAACCTTCAGCAGCTGCGCAGCTACCTTGACGTGACGCAGCAGATGAATCCGATCCCGGAGCTTCACATGCAGCCCGACGCTACGGCGCGCTACGAACTTGTCGACCAGGTTCTTGCCGTGACGAAGCAGGCCCGGGTTCAGAAGATGGGCTTCGTCGGCAACGAATATTATACGAACGTCTTCTAG